Proteins co-encoded in one Pseudarthrobacter chlorophenolicus A6 genomic window:
- a CDS encoding GntR family transcriptional regulator: MGKNSGTAASGREKAYLHLRENVLVDPELQGHFLNEAELAAEIGVSRTPVREALLLLVSDGLVELIPQRGAYVPAVTGREISELMELRGVLENYAARLAIAEHRVPAALMQETLNLQSEIPDTGRPEDAREFIRLDTLFHQQLIDAAGNELISKTYSKLHVRQVLVGVSALFRTGDRHRAVCAEHQVIIDALVSGDTARAQKAIDEHLAVTRDILLRT; this comes from the coding sequence ATGGGAAAAAACTCCGGTACAGCTGCCTCTGGACGCGAAAAGGCATATCTGCATTTGCGTGAGAACGTCCTGGTGGATCCGGAGCTCCAGGGCCACTTCCTCAACGAAGCTGAGCTCGCCGCCGAAATTGGAGTATCCCGGACCCCCGTCCGCGAAGCCCTGCTGCTCCTGGTGTCGGACGGACTTGTCGAACTCATTCCGCAGCGCGGCGCCTATGTTCCGGCGGTGACCGGCCGGGAAATTTCCGAGCTTATGGAACTCCGCGGCGTGCTGGAAAACTACGCCGCCCGGCTTGCCATTGCCGAACACCGGGTGCCGGCGGCCCTGATGCAGGAAACGCTCAACCTGCAATCCGAGATTCCCGATACTGGAAGGCCAGAGGACGCGCGTGAATTCATTCGGCTCGATACCCTGTTTCACCAGCAACTCATCGATGCTGCCGGGAACGAACTGATCTCCAAGACCTACAGCAAACTGCATGTCCGGCAGGTTCTGGTTGGTGTTTCGGCCCTCTTCCGCACCGGTGACCGTCACAGGGCGGTGTGCGCCGAACACCAGGTCATCATTGACGCCTTGGTGTCCGGCGACACGGCCAGGGCGCAGAAGGCCATCGATGAGCACCTCGCGGTGACCCGGGACATCCTCCTGCGCACCTGA